In Victivallis sp. Marseille-Q1083, the genomic stretch TCCTGCTGCCCGTCCAGGGAGTCCTGCAGGCTTCGACGGTTGGCGTCAATTTCCGCGAGCAGCCGATTTTTCTGCTGCTCGTCGACGGCGGCGGCCTGAATCGCCGCCCGGCAGGCGGCGATCACTTCGCCGGCGAGCAGATCCAACTGTTCCTGCTGTTGCCGCCATTTTGCCGATTGCGCCTCGCGTTGAAAGCAGTGTTCCAGTTGGCGGCGGAACCGTTGGAACTCCCCGGCCAGCTCGGCCCGGTCGCCGGCCGGCCGGGTGGTGAGCAGAAAAATATGCGGCGCCGGGATGCCGAACGGCAGCAGCAGGGTTTGGACGCGCTGCCGCAAATCCGGCAGTTCGCCGGCCGGCAGCTTATCGCATTTGTTGATGACGATGAATATTCTGCGCTGCCGTTCCTCCCGCAGCAGACCGGCCAGAAAATCGATTTCCCGGCGGCTTTCCAGATAGGTGCCGTCCAATAACAGGACGATCAGATTGGCTTCCGGCAGACTTTCATAAGTCAGCCGCGCCGCATTGCCTTCCGGTTCCTCCAGGCCCGGAGTGTCGGTGAGCTGCAAACCCGGCGGCAGCAGCGGCGTCAGGATGGTCAGCTTTTCCAGTTCCGGCAGTTGGCCGGCCGTTTCCGGCGTCTGGAATTCATATAATAGTTCACCGGCCGGGTTGCTGCCGGCGGCGTAAAAGGTGTCGCCGTGCAGAAGCGTCGTCAGAGCCCGGGTGGTCGGAGTCGGGCCGGACGGCAGCAGGCTGGCTTGCAGCAATGCGTTGATCAGGGAGGATTTGCCGGTGGAATAGCGGCCGGCGAAGACAATTTTGAAGGAGGGGTCCTGCCAGCGGTCCTGCAGGGAACGGCAGCAATCAAGCAGCGCCGGCTGGTTGAGTTCGGCGGCGGCGGCAGTCAGCATTTCCAGGCGTTGTTCCAGGGGGCCCGCTCCGGTTCCGGCCGGATCGGCCTCCGGCCGGTTGGCGGCAAATGCCGCAGTTGCCGGAGACGGCAGAACAATTTCCGCCTCGAGAACCGCTTCCGCTTCCTCCTCCAGCGCATCCATTCGCTTGAAAACATAACGCAACGCCATGCCGGCGATGGCGAAATCATCCAGCCAGCCGATGACCGGCAGATAATCCGGAATCAAATCCAGCGGTGAAATACAGTACAGCAGAACGCCGCCCAGTAAAATTTTTTCCCGCTTCCTGATCTCGTCGGAACAGAAGAATTGCCACAATTGGCGGCACCGCTCCTGCAAACCGGCATGATCGACCCGCCGGGTCCAGCCGGAAAATTCGCGCGCGAGCCGTTGCCGGCTTTCCGGGCTGGCGGCCTCGCGGCACCAGCGGGAA encodes the following:
- a CDS encoding dynamin family protein; the protein is MNGRDFFHSRWCREAASPESRQRLAREFSGWTRRVDHAGLQERCRQLWQFFCSDEIRKREKILLGGVLLYCISPLDLIPDYLPVIGWLDDFAIAGMALRYVFKRMDALEEEAEAVLEAEIVLPSPATAAFAANRPEADPAGTGAGPLEQRLEMLTAAAAELNQPALLDCCRSLQDRWQDPSFKIVFAGRYSTGKSSLINALLQASLLPSGPTPTTRALTTLLHGDTFYAAGSNPAGELLYEFQTPETAGQLPELEKLTILTPLLPPGLQLTDTPGLEEPEGNAARLTYESLPEANLIVLLLDGTYLESRREIDFLAGLLREERQRRIFIVINKCDKLPAGELPDLRQRVQTLLLPFGIPAPHIFLLTTRPAGDRAELAGEFQRFRRQLEHCFQREAQSAKWRQQQEQLDLLAGEVIAACRAAIQAAAVDEQQKNRLLAEIDANRRSLQDSLDGQQERLHRQLRVRQLRFEGDLAAFINTLNNQLSEQIAGLSLAELQSTSLLAEWCRNRCRSFLEETFTAIHREVAGDLELAAEQLQSDIKSFQFSFQLEHPAPPVWPKLLLPAILAGAWFSCGLAHFLWIALGALFGRKLLSETIQSLLASGNVRQARQQLNRQLADNLKQFEQQCKARAGEHFERLETAANEALTQPLAGTFAHLDSVRAAAARNTPAPYRKCLALLQQFEPAAGEVHHV